The Lycium barbarum isolate Lr01 chromosome 9, ASM1917538v2, whole genome shotgun sequence genome has a segment encoding these proteins:
- the LOC132610163 gene encoding 6,7,8-trihydroxycoumarin synthase-like, translating into MMLFLLFVGLPIFLIFLLPKIKKSGKNNLPPGPIGLPLIGNLHQYDSLTPHLYFWKLSKIYGKIFSLKLASAQMVVVSSPELAKEVLKTQDLVFCSRPSLLGQQKLSYNGRDIAFAPYNDYWREMRKICVLHLFSLKKVQLFSPIREDEISRMIKKISQQANTSQITNLSNLMISLTSTIICRVAFGVRFDEEAHERKRFDYLLAEAQAMMVRFFVSDFFPSLSWIDKLTGLTDRLERNFKDLDEFYEELIEQHLNPNRPKSMEGDILDLLLQLKKEQSTSIDLTLEDIKGLLMNVLVAGSDTSAAVIVWAMTALMKNPRALKKVQVEIRKSIGNKGIVHEDDIQNMSYLKAVIKETFRLYPPDPLLIPRESIKKSTLEGYEIQPGTIVHVNAWAIARDPKIWENPNEFIPERFLNSDIEFKREDYELIPFGVGRRGCPGITLGLVVIELALSNILYAFDWELPCGLKKEDIDTDVRHGITMHKKNHLCLLPKNYL; encoded by the exons ATGATGCTCTTTCTCCTCTTTGTAGGCCTtcctatttttcttatttttcttcttcCTAAAATCAAAAAGAGTGGCAAAAACAATCTGCCACCAGGTCCTATAGGTCTGCCATTAATTGGAAATTTGCATCAATATGATAGTTTAACCCCTCATCTCTATTTTTGGAAACTTTCCAAAATATATGGGAAAATCTTTTCATTGAAACTTGCTTCTGCTCAAATGGTTGTAGTTTCTTCACCAGAATTAGCAAAAGAAGTATTGAAGACACAAGATTTAGTATTTTGTAGTAGACCTTCTCTTCTTGGGCAGCAAAAATTGTCTTACAATGGTCGTGATATTGCCTTTGCACCTTATAATGACTATTggagagaaatgagaaaaatttgTGTTCTTCATCTATTTAGTCTCAAGAAAGTACAACTATTTAGTCCAATTCGTGAAGATGAAATCTCGAGAATGATCAAGAAAATATCTCAACAAGCGAATACCTCACAAATCACCAATTTGAGCAATTTAATGATTTCACTAACTAGTACAATTATTTGTAGAGTTGCTTTTGGTGTTAGGTTTGATGAAGAAGCACATGAAAGGAAGAGATTTGATTATCTTTTGGCTGAAGCTCAAGCAATGATGGTTAGATTTTTTGTGTCtgatttttttccttctttaagTTGGATTGATAAACTTACTGGACTGACAGATAGACTTGAGAGGAATTTTAAGGATTTGGATGAGTTTTATGAAGAACTCATTGAGCAGCATCTCAATCCTAATAGGCCAAAATCCATGGAAGGGGACATTCTTGATCTTTTGCTCCAACTGAAGAAAGAGCAATCAACGTCAATTGATCTCACTTTGGAGGATATAAAAGGACTTCTCATG AATGTGTTAGTTGCTGGATCAGACACTAGTGCAGCTGTAATAGTATGGGCAATGACAGCCTTGATGAAGAATCCAAGAGCCTTGAAGAAAGTCCAAGTAGAAATCAGAAAATCAATTGGAAACAAAGGCATTGTGCATGAAGATGATATCCAAAATATGTCTTATCTCAAAGCGGTGATAAAAGAGACATTTAGATTATATCCACCAGACCCACTCCTAATACCAAGAGAATCAATAAAAAAGTCCACATTAGAAGGTTATGAAATTCAGCCGGGAACTATAGTTCATGTTAACGCATGGGCAATTGCAAGGGATCCTAAAATATGGGAAAATCCAAATGAATTTATACCCGAGAGATTCTTGAATAGCGATATCGAATTCAAGAGAGAAGACTATGAGCTAATTCCATTTGGAGTAGGAAGAAGAGGGTGCCCAGGGATTACACTTGGGCTTGTAGTCATAGAACTTGCATTATCAAATATTCTTTATGCGTTTGATTGGGAGTTACCTTGTGGGTTGAAAAAAGAGGACATTGACACAGATGTTAGGCATGGAATCACTATGCATAAGAAAAATCATCTTTGCCTTCTCCCTAAAAATTATCTTTAG